The archaeon genome includes the window AGGCGGGGATGGAGACGCTCATCAGTCCTGAAACAAAGACCCTGGAGCCCTTTGCTGCGTACAGCAGAGAAGGGCCGTTCCTGCCTGCCCGCGCGCTCTCCAACAGGCGCTACTTTCCTGCGTGTTCGAGCTTCGCAGTTCCGGCGAGCCTCCGTGCGCAATACTCGTAGAGCGCGTCGTACGCCGGGAACTGCATCTTCATGTTCTCGAAGTCGTCCTTTGCAAGAGACCTGAACCCCATGGCCGCCGCTTCAAGCCCGGCCGACTCCGGGGGCGCGTCAGGGATCTTCGCGTCTGCCCCTCGCACTATCTTCGCGAGTTCGAGCAGCGCCGGATCTTTTAGCACAAACTTCTTGATGATCGCATCGAAGCTGACATACTCCTTTCCTGCCTCGACATAGTGCGTGAGTTCTATGTCCTTGGCGTCAAATGGAGTCGCACCCTCTCTCCTTGCGACCTCCTTGACGGTCTCAGCGGGGACAAAGAGGAACTCGGCCTGGGGGTCCACGAACTTCTTGATCAGCCAAGGGCAGGCGATCCTGTCCACTTTTGCTTTTTCCCTCGTGACCCACTTCATTCGCGCATCGGCCGGCGACTCGAATTATGTAAGGGCTCCGCACTCGCCCGTCCCCATGCCGCTAGGTCACCGTCACGAAGAGGTAGACCGTCTCAAAGATCAAGCCGTCCGTGAGGGTTACCCCGACCGTATACCTGCCTGCGGGCAGGTTGCTCGCCGCAGTAAGTTGGACCGTGAGAACCTGTTCTCCAGACCCGGCAGGAACGCTGGTCTCCGACGATACCGCAGAGAGAAGGCGCGGCACCGAGGTCTTGTTCTCGGAGTCCGTGACAATCACTCCTTGTGCAGGCCAACTCCCGCTCCCCGGACTCGCTGCGATGTCCACCTGGACGCTCGTAGCCACTCCCCTTGCCAGCTCTACTTCGTTCCCCCCTGCTACGGACAAGGAGAAAGGCCCATTAGCGCCAGCCCCGACGAACCCTACGTATCCTCCTGACATCGAAGTGAACCACACGCCCTCCTGCGTCGCCGCGATCGTCAGGTCGTTCTGGACTTGGCTTCCGGACTCGGGAGGAGGGTCAGACTCGCTGAACTCCACCGACGTCCCGGAGATGGGGTCGAGCATCCCGACCCTGTTCGCAAAATGCTCGTTGAACCAGACTTGGGAGGACTGCGCCTCGACGAAGTAGGGCAGCGTGGTCCCCGTGTAGCTCGGCTTTGCGAGAGGGAAGACGGTCCACGTCCTCGAATCGGTATCGTACCTGACTATGGAGGAAGGCCCATGCTGCGCCACCCACACGAATCGCCCGTATGAGGACACGCTGTCCGGCTCTGAGAGGTCGAGTCCTCCGACCTTTGCGACTCGGACGTCCATCTGCCCCGGGTCCACGTTGAACCTGTAGAGCCCTTGTTCCCCCCCGGGGTTCGAGGGGGTGAGGCCGACGAGATATCCCGCCGTAGAGTTGGTGAACTCCAGCTGAAGCGGCTCGAACCCTTCCGCCGCGAGCACGTCGAAGTAGGAGAGCGAGAGGTCAGGCCCGATCCTTCCCACCTTCGGCGGGTCCGAGAGAGAGGTGAACCAGAGGGACCCATCCGGGGACGCGGCGAAGGTGTAGGGGATCGGAGCTAGCTCGGTCACGTTGAGGACGGTCAACTGGCCCCCAGACGGGTCGACCCCGACTATCAGGCTGTTCTCCGAGTCGGTCCCCCAAACCTTCCCGTTCCATACTGCGACTCCCCAGATTCCCGTCCTGGGGCTGTTGTTGCTCCCGGTCTCGAAGGGTTGCGCCCCGGGCCATCCGTACTCGACCACAGTCCCGTTCGTCATCAGCCTGCCGAGCCCGGGCAGGGACTGCTCGCCGAACCAGACAGAGCCGTCGGGTCCGACCGCGACTCCGTTGGCCCACCGCGAAGGAGCCCCCAGGCAGTACTCCGTAACCGGGCCAAACGCGATCTTCTGGGCCTGATATCTCCCGGCGCTCCCGACTACAGGCGGGTTGCACGCGGTGGCCCTTCCCGTCGTCTGCAGGGCAAAGAGTCCTCCGGCCACGACCAAGGCAGCGACTACCATCAAAGTCAGCGCTCTCTTCGACGACGCCGTCCATCTCACCTCTTGAGAGTCAGGAATATGCCTCGAAGTCCCTTCCGAGAGACCCGACCGCGATCTTCTGCTCCAGGATCTCATTGGTTCCCTCGTAGATGGTGGTGACCCGTGTGTCCGCAAGATGGCGCGCGGGCCTGTTCTCGTAGGAATACCCGTTCGCCCCGAAGACCTGGACCGCCCTGTTGGCTGCGTCGAAGGACGCGTTCGCCGCGAAGTACTTCGCCTTGGTTATCGCCAAGTCGGCCACCTCCCTGAGGCCCACGTCCCTCGGGCTCTCCTCGAACTTCTGCTTCAGGTACGCAGCTCTGAGCAGAAGCCACTTCGAGGCCTCGAGGTTCGTCGACATGATCCCGATGTGCCTCTGGACGAGCTGGTGCTTCCCTATCCTCCTGCCGTGCTGCTGTCTCACCCCAGCGTACATGACCGCTTCATCCAGACAGTCCTGTATGACCCCAACGCAGCCTGCCGCAACGCTCAGCCTCCCGCTCATGAGCCCGTAGTAAGCTACAGAGAGCCCCTTCCCCCTGGGGCCCAGGAGGTTCTCCTTCGGCACCTCCACCTTGTCTAGGTATATGGTGGAAGTGTCGGCCGTGGGCAGGCCCAGCTTGTTCTCGATGGGCTTTGCCGAGTAGCCCGGGCTCTCCTTGTCGACCACGAAGGCGCACATCCCCTCCTTCTTGCCCTTGGGGTACGCGAAGACGAGCGTGCTGTCCGCGATCGAGCCGTTGGAGATCCACATCTTCTGCCCGCTCAAATAGAACTTCCCGCCCCTCTCCTCGAAGGAGGAGCTCAGCGAGGCTGGGTCGCTTCCTGCCCCCGGCTCAGTGAGCCCAAACGCGAGCAGCATCTCCCCTCTTGTCGCAGGCGCCAGAATCCTGCGCTTCTGTTCCTCGTCTCCCCAGTGCTGGACCGTCATCTGGCAGAGCGCGATGTGGACCGAGAAGAAAGTCCTGACGCCCGTCCCTTCCCTTCCGATCCTCTCTATGGCCAGAGCGTAGGTCACCATGTCGGCCCCCTGCCCGTCGCCGTACCTCCTCGATATCGGGAGCCCGAGCATGTGCGCCCTTGCGAAGACGGGCCCTACCTCGTCGTTCCTCCTCCTCTCCAGGTAGCACTTGTCCTCGATGGGCCTGATCTGCTTGCAGGCCCTGTCGACCTGCTCCAGGATCAACTTCTGCTCCTCCGAGATGTCGAACTCCATCTTGGAGAGGCTCGCGAACTCGTCCTGCTCAAGCATGAGCGCGCACCCCCCAACGCTCCTTCCTAACCCTTGTCCTCACGTGCTCCACTATCTCATCCAGAGAGCTGCCGGGGCCGAAGAGCCCGGTGATGCCCATCTTGACGAGCTTGGGCTTGTCCTCCTCGGGGATTATCCCTCCTCCTACCACGATCACGTCGCCTCCCCCGGCCTTCACGAGCAGCCGCTTGACCTTGGGGAATGCGGTCATGTGCGCCCCGTTGAGAAGCGAGAGCGCCACGACGTCCACGTCTTCATCGACTGCCATCTGCGCGACCTTCTCCGGAGAAGGAAGTAGCCCGCTGTAGATCACCTCCATACCCGCGTCACGGAGGGCCCGAGCCAGTACTAGGACGCCCCTGTCGTGCCCGTCGAGCCCGGGCTTTGCTACGAGCACCCTGATCTTGCGCTGCGCCGCCACGGCCTTGCGCGCCATCTCGTTGCTGGCGAGGCCCGGCCGGTTTGAAAACCTTTGGGGGTCAGACGATTACAGGCTCTTCCCAAGTCCCGAAGATGTCGCGTCCCACCTGGACGATCTCCCCTAGCGTGGCATATCTCATGACCGCCTCGAGCATGGGGTAGATCGAGTTTGCATCCTCGTTTTCAAAAGCCTTCCCGATTTTCGCGAGCGCCTGCCTTACCCTGACCTCGTCCCTCTCCTTCTTCACGCCGCGAATCCGCCTGACCTGTCTCTTCTGGGCCCTGAAGTCGATCTTCAGAGTCTTGATTGGCTCTCGCTCCTCGACCTCGTACCTGTTGACTCCCACTACGTTGTCCTTTCCGTCCTCTACCCTCCTCGAGAGCCTGTACGAGTTCTCCGCGATCTCCCTCTGTAGGTAGCCCGACTTGATCGCCTTGAGGAGCCCGCCCGCCGAGTCAATCCTGTCGAAGTACTTGTAGGCCTCCTCCTCCATCTGTTCCGTGAGCCACTCGACGTAGTAGGACCCGCCCAGCGGGTCGATCACGTTGGGGGCCCCGGTCTCCTCGGCGATTACCTGCTGGGTCCTCAGGGCCACCTGGACTGCCTCCTCGGTTGGAAGCGCCCACGCCTCGTCATAGGAATTCGTGTGGAGCGACTGCGTCCCCCCGAGCACCGCAGCCAGCGCCTCGATGGTTGTCCTGATCACGTTGTTGAGGGGCTGCTGCCAGGTGAGGGAGGCGCCTGAGGTCTGGGTGTGGAACCTCATCAGGAGGCTTCTCTTGTCCTTCACGCCGTACTTCTCCCGAAGTACAGTGGCCCAGATCCTCCTGGCGGCCCTGAACTTCGCTATCTCCTCGAAGAAGTCCATAGTCGAGTTGAAGAAGAAGCTCAGTCGCGGGGCGAACTGCTCGACCTTCAGGCCAGCCTCGAGCCCCAGCTCGACGTACCCGAACCCGTCCGCGAGCGTGAAGGCCAACTCCTGGACCGCGCTGGACCCGGCCTCCCTGATGTGGTACCCGCTTACGCTGATGTAGTTCCACTGAGGCATCTTCTTTGTGCAGAAGACCATGAGGTCCCGCACCAACCTCAGGTGCGCCTCGGGCGGGTAGACCCACTCCTTCTGCGCGATGTACTCCTTCAGCATGTCAGCCTGCACGGTCCCCCTTAGCTTTTCCATCGGGACCCCCTGCCTCTGAGCCACGCCGGCGTACATGCATGTCAGGATCGTCGCAGGCGCGTTGATCGTCATTGACGTGCTCACCTTGTCTAGTGGTATCCCGTCGAAGATGACCTCCATGTCCTTCAACGAAGAAACGTTGACCCCGCACCTCCCCACCTCGCCGTGGGCCCTCTCATGGTCGCAGTCGTATCCGTAGAGAGTGGGCATGTCGAACGCGATGCTAAGGCCCGTCTCTCCATGTTCGAGGAGGAGCTTGAGCCGATTGTTGGTGTCCTCCGGCGTCCCGAACCCCGAGAACATCCTCATGGTCCACTGCCTCCCCCTGTACATGTTGGGGTAGACCCCCCTCAGGTACGGATAGACTCCGGGGAAACCCTGGTCCGCATAGTCGTGGTCCGTGACGTCTCCGGGGGTGTAGAGCGCTTTCACCGGTATGCCGGAGGCGGTCTGATACTCTTTCTCAGACTCTGGATGTTCCCTGACCCATCGGCCGTGGACAGATTCCTGCCACTGCTTGATCCCCTTCCTGACCTCCTTCATGGCGGGCCTGTCGTACAGGGAGCCGGCCTTCGCCCTCCTCTCGACGATAGACTTGGCCTTGCGCCTCCAGTAAGCTTCGCGGCCGTTCCTGAGCATGCCGATGCGCTTGAGGACGGCCCTGTCATAAAGGATTCATCGAACCGATAAAAATGGCGGACATGGAAGGTGCACTTCGCACTTGGCATCGGCTTCGCTCGCATCTCGGGTAAAGAAGGGGGACCGCAGGGCCCTAGCAAAGGCGATCACCCTGGTCGAGAACGGGGGGCGCGGCTCTTCCGAGCTGTTGGACTCGATCGGAAGGACGGGCAAGGCGTTCGTAGTCGGGATAACCGGGCCGCCCGGTACCGGCAAGAGCGCCCTCGTCGACCGCCTGGTCACCGCCTACAGGCGCAAGGGGCTCAGGGTCGGCGTCGTCGCAGTAGACCCCACGAGCCCGATCACAGGTGGAGCCCTGCTCGGAGACCGGGTCCGCATGACGAGACACGCGGGCGACAGAGGGGTCTTCATCAGGAGCATGGCCTCGCGAGGCTGGCCTGGGGGCCTTTCCACGGGGACCTCCCTTGTCATACAGCTCCTCGACGCGTCCGGCTTCGACGTCGTGCTCGTCGAGACCGTCGGCATAGGCCAGTCAGACATCGAGGTGGTCGGGGTCTCGCATGCGGTCCTTGTCGTCCTCATGCCGGGCCTGGGCGACGACGTGCAGGCCTCCAAGGCAGGCCTGATGGAAGTGGGCGACGTCTACGTTGTAAACAAGTCCGACCTCGAGGGGGCGGATGCCATGGTGGTGAACCTCCTCGGGCTCGTCCGCGGTCTTAGGACTCGCAGCCCGGCAGTGGTCAAGGTCAGTGCCCTGAAGGGTGAAGGTCTGGACAAGCTTGAGGCTGCACTCGAGCGACTGAGGGAGCGGGTCGCATCCGGGGACCGCGACATGCTACTGAGGAGCATCAGAGGGATGATCGTCGAGACTGCCAGGGGACGGCTCGTGGACGCCTATGGGCGCTTCGACGAATCGAAGGTCCAGGCCCTCTCGAGGAAGGTCCTCTCCGGGGAGCTGACGGTGTCGAAGGCTGCCGCCAGGCTTCTACCCTAGGGCTACCTCTCAGCGAGGGGCACATACTTCAGGTCGGAGCGTCCCACGTAGGTCGCATCGGGCCTGATCAGCTTGTTCTCCGTGACCTGCTCCGAGTAGTGCGCCATCCATCCAAAAGCCCTGCTCGCCGCGAAGATCGGGGTGTAGAGGGGGATCTCGATCCCCAACAGGTAGAAGATCGGTGCCGCATAGTAGTCCAAGTTGGGGGGGATCTGCTTCCTCGCCCACATCTCCCTCTCGACCTCGTCGCAGAGCCTGTACAGAGTGTCGTCCCCTCCCCTCCTCTTGAGAATCTCCAGAAGGTAGTCCTTGCACAGTCGCGCCCTGGGGTCGAACTTCTTGTAGACCCTGTGCCCGAAGCCGATGACCTTCCTTCCTTCCCTGAAGGACTTCTCTATGAACGCCGCAGCCCTCTCTGGCGAACCGATTTCAAGCAGCGTCTGCATCGCCACCTCGTTCGCGCCGCCATGGAGAGGACCCTTCAGCGCTGCGAGGCCCGCGGAGGCAGCTGCATACGGGTCGGCGAGGGTCGAAGCAACCACCCTTACCGTGAACGAGGAGGCGTTCAGGTCGTGCTCCATGTAGAAGATCAGCACCCTCTCGAAGGTCCACCTCTCATACTCGGTCGCCTCCTTTTTCGTCAGCATCTGCAGCAGGTTGTCCGAGTATCTCAGTCCTTCCGTGGGCCCTCGCACATCCTCGCCTCGCGGGACCCTGTAGCAGTTGGCGGCGAGGACCGCCATCTTTGATTCTATGGAAGCCTGCTGAGCTTCGACCCCCGAGGCCCTGTCCAGACTGCCGAGTGCGGAGACCGAGGTCCTGAGGGCGTCGATCGGGTGGGCCTCGGGTCCAAGCTCTCTCATTATCTTGAAGACCTTTTCAGGGACCTTCATCCCCGAGGTCAGCCCTGTCGTGAAGGCGCTCAGCTCGTCCTTCTTTGGAAGCCTTCCCTTCAGGATAAGGTACGCCGTCTCTTCAAAACCGGCGTTGCCTGCGATCTCACTGATGGGATACCCGCGGTAGACGAGGGCCCCGTCCGCATCCGACTTTGCAATCGCAGTCTCAGTAACTGAGACTCCAGCCAGCCCTCTCGGCACCTTGAGCTGCCCGGGCACTAACTCCCACCGTGAACTTTCTTGGCTGCGTCCATCGTCTTCTTGTCCGCCTCTTGATACCGGTAGTAATCGATCAGCTCGTAGAACTCCTCCCGCGTCATGAGCCACCCCAACATCGGCTTCTGAGTCCCGCCCGCCTTCAGGCCCTCGAAGACCTTCTCCACAGCCTTCATCGCGGCTCTGAACGCGGTGACCGGGAAGAGCACCATGTTGTAGCCGAGTCCCTGGAACTGCGCAGCTGTCATGTAGGGGGTCTTTCCGAACTCTGTCATGTTCGCGACCAGGGGCGCATTTACCTTCCTCCTGAACTCTGAGAATTCGGCCTCGCTTTCGAGGGCCTCGGGGAAGATCGCGTCTGCGCCCGCCTTCTCGTAGAGAAGCGCCCTCTCCACAGCGCCGTCGATTCCTTCCACGGCCCTGGCGTCCGTCCTCGCCACGACGAGGAGCTCCTTCCCGGCCTCCTCCTTGGCGGCGATCACCTTCTTGACCATCTCGTCCGCCTGAACGAGCTCCTTGCCGTCGAGGTGGCCGCATCTCTTGGGAAGCACCTGGTCCTCGATTTGCATCCCGGCGGCTCCTGCAGCCTTGAGTTCGAAGGCCGTCCTGCCCACGTTTAGGGCCTCGCCGAAGCCCGTGTCCGCGTCGACCAAGAGAGGGATCTTGACCTTGGAAGTGATTTCACGCGTAGCTCTGGCGACCTCCGAGAGCGTCGTGATCCCCAGGTCAGGGAGCCCAAGGAGTCCGGAAAAGCCCGCCCCTGAGAAGTAGGCTGCTTCGAATCCTGCCTTCTCCGCCAGCCTCGCCACCGACGGGCTGAAGACCCCTGGGGCGACGACGATCTTTTCTCCTTCGAGTAGCCTCTTCAGGTTCTCGGCGGGCGACATGGTTCCCAATTCGAATTGCCGGGCCTTCGCTTCTGTTTTATCTGTATTCCCGTCCTCCGCCTCTCGACCTCACGCCACGATTAAATCGGGACCTGACGACGAAGGGGCGTTGCTGGACCACTTCGTCCACCAGGCTCCTGCGAACTGCGTGTTGATTCACGGCGCAGGAGGGACCAACCTCATCTGGCGCGGGGCGGTGCGCGAGCTCGCGGGGACCGGTCGAGCGTTCGCAGTCAACCTCCCCGGGCACCCGTCTGGTGACATCACCTGCAAGACCGTGCACGAATACGCGGCCTCGGTTGGCGGGTTCATCGCCGAGATCGGAGTGGAGAGACCCGTCGTGTGCGGCCACTCGATGGGTAGTGCCATCGCCCTCCAGTTGGCGATCGACCACCCGGAGAGTGTGGGCGGCCTGATTCTCGTCGGCGCTGGCGCGAAATTGGGGGTCGACCCGAAGATAGTCGAGGGCCTCAGGACTGCCCCGATGAAGACAATCGAAGAGACGATTACCCCAATGAGCTACTTCAAGATCGACGTGGGCCTCGGAAGGGAAGCTCGGGCCGCCCTTTCCTTCTCGAACCTGCCCGTCTTCCTCAACGACTACCTCGCGTGCGACGGGTTCGATGTCAGGAGACAACTTCCTTCGATTGGCGCCCGAACGCTCGTCGTCTGCGGCGAGGACGACAGGATGACCCCGCCGAAGTGGTCGGAGTTCCTCGCGAAGAATATGCAGGCCGCCTCTTTGGAGCTCGTCCAGGGCGCCGGTCACATGCTACCGCTGGAGAAGCCTGCCGTGACCGGGAAGATCCTCCAGGACTTTCTTCTGAAGCTCAGTCGGTGAGTTCTTCCCCGCCCCGCCCGATCCTGGCCAGTTCCCCGACCAGAGCGATGAGCCCCTCCTGGGTCACCGAGGACACCGGGTATAGGTCCGCTCCGAAGGAGAGCCTCTTCATCCCTCTGAAGAGCTCGGAGTAGAGGCTGTACTGCTCGCTGTCCTTGGTCGCCGCAAGCGCGTCCTCGAAGACCTTCGCGTCCCGGCTCCACTCGATTATCCTCTTGACGCTTTCCTTCGCGATGTCTCTCTTCGTAAGCACCGTCAGCCTCGGGACCTTGAGCCTCAGCCCGACGGACGCGGAGAGCAGCGCGAGAGAGAGGAAGTTGGTGGGCGTGGTCGCTAGGAGCGGGTCGATGAGGAAGAGAAGGGCCTTCGACTCGGCCGCCATCTCCTTCACAATGAATTCCCCGCTCTCCCTGAACGCGAAGAGCTCTGTCTGACCGGGCGTGTCGACGACCACGTACTCGGGCTTGAAAGCGTCAATCTCTTCCTGGATGGCCGCAAGCTTGGTCGCGACCAGGTCGGCAGAGAGTATCAGGGCCCCGTTGGGTCCCAGCTCGTAATCCTCCATGACCTGCCTAAGGTCTATGGTGTCCCTGATGTCGATATCAGGCTCGTAAGGGAGGTTCAGGACTCCGGGGTCGAGGTTGAGCGCAATGGCGTCCTCCCCCCGGCCCACATACCAACTCTTCAGGGCGCCCGTCAGGAGCGACTTCCCGGACCCCGCCGTTCCCGCGATGAAGATCAGGTCCACGAGCCCTACAACCTCGCCTTCACGGGCCTGGCCCTTCCTCCTGCTCTGCGGACGGCACGGACGATCTCCATGACCACGGCCTCCACCTCGGACCTCGAAGCGACGGCGTCGTCCGAAACAACAGCGACGTCGAGCTCGATCATCGAAAGCCCTCCCTCGATGCCCCTCGGGTGGGACTTGATGTAGGTACCGGGGCGCGCTTTGAGCTGCCTTTCTATCACCGGCGCCAGGGCGGACTCCATCACTCCTTCCAGCTTGAGAGTTGCCGCATGACGATAAACCCTGCCGAACGCCTTCTTCAGCTCGGGCTCGACGCTCCTCCTGAACATGCGGCGCATCTCGAGCGGGACCCCCGGGAGGCAGAAGATGACGGCCCTTCCAGACACCACCCTGACTCCAGGGGCCGTCCCCGTCTCGTTTTCAAGAGGTTCGGAGCCCTCCGGCAAGAGCGCCATCTTCCTCCTTGCGGCCGTCATCGGGACGCGGCCCAGACCCGCGCCCTCATAGTGGCCAGCGATCATAGCCATGGCCCTCGGGTTGGTGCGAAGTCCGAAGCCGAGCCCGGCGGCAACTCCTCTCAGGGTCATGTCGTCAGGGGTGGGCCCGAGTCCTCCGACCACGATTGCAAAGTCCGTCCTCCTTTCCATGCTCTCTCGCAGCGCCCCAACGATCTCGCCGAGCTCGTCGTCGACTGTGGAAGTCCTGCTCAACTTGGCCCCAAGGGTCGCGAGCCTCCTTCCGACCCAGTTGGAGTTCGTGTCAAGCGTCCGCCCGATGAGAAGCTCTCTCCCCACTGCAAGCATCTCCACCCTGACCAACCCGCACCTCGTCTCTCCTCAGGCTTAAAACGACTCCAGGGCCCTCGAAGCTCGTGAAGGTAAGGAGGGTCTATCCATCCGCACCGCTCGTCGGAGCCGGAGCGGTCGTGTACCGGGGAAAGAAGGTCCTTCTGCTCCGCAGGAGGTTCCCCCCGAACGAGGGGAAGTGGGCGTTGCCTGGAGGACTTGTGGAGCTGGGCGAAGGCGTCGAACAGGCGGTCCTGCGAGAGGTCGAGGAAGAGACGGGCCTCCGGGTGAAGCTCGAACGACTCCTAGGCGTCTCGACGGACATCCACCTCGACGGTGCCTCCAGGCCAAGGTACCACTACATCCTTGTCGACTATGTAGCTAGGGCTCTCGGGACGCGCATCGAGCCGAACGGCGAGTCCTCGGATTCGGGGTGGTTCTCAAGAGCTGAAGTGAAGAAGCTCAGCATGACCAAGGGGACGAGAAAGGCCTTGGAGCGGTTCTTCTCGGGTCCACGAACTGCACCCTGGGCCAGGTAAGGGAAGCTCTACTTGTCCTTGTTTCCGCTCAGCCACCACTCAAGGTAGTCCGATTGCTGCCTGGCTCTCTTCCTTCTCTCATCGT containing:
- the meaB gene encoding methylmalonyl Co-A mutase-associated GTPase MeaB; protein product: MASASLASRVKKGDRRALAKAITLVENGGRGSSELLDSIGRTGKAFVVGITGPPGTGKSALVDRLVTAYRRKGLRVGVVAVDPTSPITGGALLGDRVRMTRHAGDRGVFIRSMASRGWPGGLSTGTSLVIQLLDASGFDVVLVETVGIGQSDIEVVGVSHAVLVVLMPGLGDDVQASKAGLMEVGDVYVVNKSDLEGADAMVVNLLGLVRGLRTRSPAVVKVSALKGEGLDKLEAALERLRERVASGDRDMLLRSIRGMIVETARGRLVDAYGRFDESKVQALSRKVLSGELTVSKAAARLLP
- a CDS encoding chromate resistance protein; this encodes MKWVTREKAKVDRIACPWLIKKFVDPQAEFLFVPAETVKEVARREGATPFDAKDIELTHYVEAGKEYVSFDAIIKKFVLKDPALLELAKIVRGADAKIPDAPPESAGLEAAAMGFRSLAKDDFENMKMQFPAYDALYEYCARRLAGTAKLEHAGK
- a CDS encoding ATP/GTP-binding protein; the encoded protein is MDLIFIAGTAGSGKSLLTGALKSWYVGRGEDAIALNLDPGVLNLPYEPDIDIRDTIDLRQVMEDYELGPNGALILSADLVATKLAAIQEEIDAFKPEYVVVDTPGQTELFAFRESGEFIVKEMAAESKALLFLIDPLLATTPTNFLSLALLSASVGLRLKVPRLTVLTKRDIAKESVKRIIEWSRDAKVFEDALAATKDSEQYSLYSELFRGMKRLSFGADLYPVSSVTQEGLIALVGELARIGRGGEELTD
- a CDS encoding NUDIX hydrolase, coding for MKVRRVYPSAPLVGAGAVVYRGKKVLLLRRRFPPNEGKWALPGGLVELGEGVEQAVLREVEEETGLRVKLERLLGVSTDIHLDGASRPRYHYILVDYVARALGTRIEPNGESSDSGWFSRAEVKKLSMTKGTRKALERFFSGPRTAPWAR
- a CDS encoding acyl-CoA dehydrogenase family protein, which encodes MLEQDEFASLSKMEFDISEEQKLILEQVDRACKQIRPIEDKCYLERRRNDEVGPVFARAHMLGLPISRRYGDGQGADMVTYALAIERIGREGTGVRTFFSVHIALCQMTVQHWGDEEQKRRILAPATRGEMLLAFGLTEPGAGSDPASLSSSFEERGGKFYLSGQKMWISNGSIADSTLVFAYPKGKKEGMCAFVVDKESPGYSAKPIENKLGLPTADTSTIYLDKVEVPKENLLGPRGKGLSVAYYGLMSGRLSVAAGCVGVIQDCLDEAVMYAGVRQQHGRRIGKHQLVQRHIGIMSTNLEASKWLLLRAAYLKQKFEESPRDVGLREVADLAITKAKYFAANASFDAANRAVQVFGANGYSYENRPARHLADTRVTTIYEGTNEILEQKIAVGSLGRDFEAYS
- a CDS encoding methylmalonyl-CoA mutase family protein, with product MLRNGREAYWRRKAKSIVERRAKAGSLYDRPAMKEVRKGIKQWQESVHGRWVREHPESEKEYQTASGIPVKALYTPGDVTDHDYADQGFPGVYPYLRGVYPNMYRGRQWTMRMFSGFGTPEDTNNRLKLLLEHGETGLSIAFDMPTLYGYDCDHERAHGEVGRCGVNVSSLKDMEVIFDGIPLDKVSTSMTINAPATILTCMYAGVAQRQGVPMEKLRGTVQADMLKEYIAQKEWVYPPEAHLRLVRDLMVFCTKKMPQWNYISVSGYHIREAGSSAVQELAFTLADGFGYVELGLEAGLKVEQFAPRLSFFFNSTMDFFEEIAKFRAARRIWATVLREKYGVKDKRSLLMRFHTQTSGASLTWQQPLNNVIRTTIEALAAVLGGTQSLHTNSYDEAWALPTEEAVQVALRTQQVIAEETGAPNVIDPLGGSYYVEWLTEQMEEEAYKYFDRIDSAGGLLKAIKSGYLQREIAENSYRLSRRVEDGKDNVVGVNRYEVEEREPIKTLKIDFRAQKRQVRRIRGVKKERDEVRVRQALAKIGKAFENEDANSIYPMLEAVMRYATLGEIVQVGRDIFGTWEEPVIV
- the prpB gene encoding methylisocitrate lyase; this encodes MSPAENLKRLLEGEKIVVAPGVFSPSVARLAEKAGFEAAYFSGAGFSGLLGLPDLGITTLSEVARATREITSKVKIPLLVDADTGFGEALNVGRTAFELKAAGAAGMQIEDQVLPKRCGHLDGKELVQADEMVKKVIAAKEEAGKELLVVARTDARAVEGIDGAVERALLYEKAGADAIFPEALESEAEFSEFRRKVNAPLVANMTEFGKTPYMTAAQFQGLGYNMVLFPVTAFRAAMKAVEKVFEGLKAGGTQKPMLGWLMTREEFYELIDYYRYQEADKKTMDAAKKVHGGS
- a CDS encoding cobalamin B12-binding domain-containing protein gives rise to the protein MARKAVAAQRKIRVLVAKPGLDGHDRGVLVLARALRDAGMEVIYSGLLPSPEKVAQMAVDEDVDVVALSLLNGAHMTAFPKVKRLLVKAGGGDVIVVGGGIIPEEDKPKLVKMGITGLFGPGSSLDEIVEHVRTRVRKERWGVRAHA
- a CDS encoding alpha/beta hydrolase codes for the protein MLDHFVHQAPANCVLIHGAGGTNLIWRGAVRELAGTGRAFAVNLPGHPSGDITCKTVHEYAASVGGFIAEIGVERPVVCGHSMGSAIALQLAIDHPESVGGLILVGAGAKLGVDPKIVEGLRTAPMKTIEETITPMSYFKIDVGLGREARAALSFSNLPVFLNDYLACDGFDVRRQLPSIGARTLVVCGEDDRMTPPKWSEFLAKNMQAASLELVQGAGHMLPLEKPAVTGKILQDFLLKLSR